One Persicobacter psychrovividus DNA window includes the following coding sequences:
- a CDS encoding VanZ family protein, protein MIIILFMTLLPSQSLPQGVDWYISFDKFAHITIFAVLSWLMTHGSHKQHTFQTMRKYPRAWTISCCISLGVIIEILQTTVSNRQFELLDILADTIGVFIGLVVFFFVYNR, encoded by the coding sequence ATGATAATAATCCTATTCATGACCTTACTGCCATCCCAGTCATTACCACAGGGAGTCGATTGGTATATTTCCTTTGATAAATTTGCACACATCACCATCTTTGCCGTCCTCTCCTGGCTCATGACCCACGGATCACACAAACAGCACACCTTCCAGACCATGCGCAAATACCCCCGAGCATGGACCATCAGTTGCTGCATCTCCCTTGGGGTCATTATTGAAATCTTACAAACTACCGTAAGCAACCGCCAATTTGAGCTCTTGGACATTTTAGCCGATACTATCGGTGTTTTTATTGGGTTAGTCGTATTTTTTTTCGTCTATAATCGATGA
- the gcvH gene encoding glycine cleavage system protein GcvH, with protein sequence MNIPAELKYTKDHEWIRIEGNIATVGITEFAQKELGDIVYVEVETVDEEIEAGEVFGTVEAVKTVSDLFMPISGTITEFNDSLESEPEQVNADAYGAGWMIKIEMSDAAQVEELLTAEAYEELVG encoded by the coding sequence ATGAACATTCCAGCAGAACTAAAATACACCAAAGACCACGAGTGGATCCGCATCGAAGGCAACATCGCTACAGTAGGTATTACTGAGTTTGCTCAGAAAGAATTGGGGGACATCGTTTATGTAGAAGTTGAAACTGTAGACGAAGAAATCGAAGCAGGTGAGGTTTTCGGTACCGTTGAGGCAGTGAAAACTGTTTCAGATTTGTTCATGCCTATCAGCGGAACAATCACTGAATTTAACGACAGCCTGGAAAGTGAGCCTGAGCAGGTAAATGCAGATGCTTATGGTGCAGGATGGATGATCAAGATTGAAATGAGCGATGCTGCGCAGGTTGAAGAATTACTAACTGCCGAAGCATACGAAGAATTAGTAGGCTAA
- a CDS encoding TonB family protein, whose product MEIKKNPSKDLTKKSGLFFNIGLCISLGLCIAAFEWKSYDEQVLTKAAVAEVDFEEVAEVPQTQQPPPPPPKIQAPVIVEVPDEEVIEDDVDVDLDVEVTEDTQIEEAVFEDAPEEEEVEEVFTIVEDQPEYPGGMPAFYKYIGKNMKYPSQARRMGIEGKVFVQFVVGKDGKISEVQVIKGIGAGCDEEAKRVIESSPNWKAGKQRGRAVKVRMILPITFKLG is encoded by the coding sequence ATGGAGATTAAAAAGAACCCTAGTAAGGATCTTACAAAAAAGTCCGGGCTGTTCTTTAACATTGGTCTTTGTATTTCGCTGGGTCTTTGTATTGCCGCTTTTGAATGGAAATCTTATGATGAGCAAGTGCTCACTAAGGCAGCCGTTGCAGAGGTGGATTTCGAAGAAGTAGCAGAAGTACCACAGACCCAACAGCCCCCTCCACCACCACCGAAAATCCAGGCACCTGTTATTGTAGAGGTACCGGATGAAGAGGTGATTGAGGATGACGTCGACGTCGATTTGGACGTTGAGGTTACTGAAGATACCCAAATTGAAGAAGCGGTATTTGAAGATGCTCCTGAGGAGGAAGAAGTAGAAGAAGTATTTACGATTGTAGAGGATCAGCCGGAATACCCAGGTGGTATGCCAGCTTTTTACAAATACATTGGTAAAAACATGAAGTATCCATCTCAAGCCCGTCGTATGGGTATCGAAGGAAAGGTATTCGTACAGTTCGTAGTAGGTAAAGATGGAAAAATCAGCGAAGTACAGGTAATTAAAGGTATCGGTGCTGGTTGTGATGAAGAAGCTAAACGCGTGATCGAAAGCTCTCCAAACTGGAAAGCCGGTAAGCAACGTGGTCGTGCCGTTAAGGTACGTATGATTCTTCCAATTACATTTAAATTGGGATAA